In the genome of Anaerolineaceae bacterium oral taxon 439, the window CGGACGCATACGTCTCCGGGCCAGATTCACGCGATGCGAAGGTTCGCGCCGGAGCCGATTCGCGTCGCGCTCCCGGGAATGTGCTTTCGGTATGAGCAGGTCAGCGCCCGATCCGAAATCCAGTTTAATCAGATCGAGCTTCTGGCGGTAGGGAAGCATATTTCGTTTGCCGACCTGAAAGGGACGCTTGAAGACTTTGCGAAGCGGATGTTCGGGGAGAACGTCCGGACGCGGTTCCGCCCATCCTATTTCCCGTTTACGGAACCGAGCGCGGAGATGGACGTTGAATGTTTCCTCTGCGACGGGAGCGGCTGCTCGATGTGTAAAAATTCGGGATGGCTCGAAATTCTTGGCTGCGGCATGGTCCATCCGACGGTCCTTCGCAACGGGGGTTACGATCCGGCGGTATATTCCGGCTACGCCGCAGGGATGGGACCTGAACGGATTATGATATTACGGCATGCGATCGACGATATTCGCTATTTCTGGAACAACGATATTCGATTCCTGGAGCAATTCTGATGAACATTCCTCTTTCCTGGTTAAAAGATTTTGTTGAAATAAATCTCCCGCTCGAAGAAATCGCCCGGGTCATGACGATGGCGGGGCTGGAGGTTGACGAGGTCAGGCTGTTGGGGCTGGCGGCGCCGGATAACGACCGGCACGGCTTTAAATTTACCGGGCTGTCCTGGCCCGCGGATAAATTCGTCGTCGCCGAAATTCAGGAAGTCAACGCGCATCCCGACGCCGACCGGCTGGTTCTCTGCGAGCTGGACGATGGAACGGGCATCCGGACGATCCTGACCGGCGCGCCGAACCTCTATCCGTATAAGGGGAAGGGCCGGATCGAGCCGCCGCTGAAGGTCGCTTACGTTCGCGAGGGAGCGGTTCTCTACGACGGGCATAAACCGGGTTTTGAGTTGACGAAGCTGAAAAAAACGAAGATTCGCGGGTTTGAGACGAATTCGATGGTCTGCTCTGAGAAGGAGCTGGGCTTATCGGAGGAGAGCGACGGGATTATCCTTTTCGACAGCGACGCGCCGACAGGGACGCCGCTCGCGGATTACATCGGCGACGCGGTCTTTGTGGTCGATATCCTTCCGAATATGGCGCGGAACGCCTGTATCCGCGGGGTCGCCCGCGAAATCGCGGCGCAGCTCAAGCTTCCGCTCAAGTCGCCGTGCCGTCCGGTCCAGCCGAGCGGCGCGCCGATCGATGGGCTGGCTTCAATCGAAATTCGCGATCCGGAATTGAACCCGCGCTTTATTCTGGGGTATGCCGATGGGCTCAGGGCGCAGCCGAGTCCGCGCTGGGTCCAGCGGCGGTTGAACGCCGCCGGGATGCGTCCGATTAATAGTATCGTCGACGCGACGAATTACGTCATGCTTGAGTTGGGCTTGCCGCTGCATGCGTTCGATTACGATTCGCTTGTCCGGCGGGCGAACGGCGCCGCTCCCGCGATTGTTACGCGCCATGCGCGCAGCGGCGAGGTCCTGAAGACGCTGGACGACGTCGAACGGACGCTGGACGATTCGATGATGCTCGTGACCGACGGCGCCGGCGCGCTTTCGATCGGCGGAATCATGGGCGGGATGGAGAGCGAGATCCTTCCGGAAACGACGAGGGTTTTGCTTGAATCAGCGGCCTGGAACTTCGTGAATATCCGGAAAACGGCGACGAAGCTGCGGCTGAGCAGCGAGGCTGGGTACCGGAACAGCCGCGGGGTCCATCCGAATATTGCGCGCGAGGCCTGCGAGGCCTGCTTATCGCGGATGGTCGACTGGAGCGGCGGGCGGATCGCTCCGGGAACGATCGACCGGTACCCGAACGTTTTCCCGGATACGGTCAACGAGCTCAGCGCGGACGATATCGAGCGCGCGCTGGGCGTTCGGATCCCGTTATCCGAAGTCGCGGAATACCTGCGTCGGTTGGAATTCGACGTTGAAGCGATCGACAGCGGCGAACGGCTCCGCGTGACAACCCCGGCGCACCGGCTCGATATTGGAGAAGGGCTGATCGGGAAGGCCGACCTGATCGAGGAGACTGCGCGTCTTTACGGGTATGACCGGATTCCGACGACGCGGATGAGCGACGAGCTTCCGCCGGCGTATGCGAATCCGATGATCCAGTTTGAGAATAAGGTCCGCGACGAGCTCGCGAGCGTCGGTTTATACGAAATTATCACGTACCGGATGACGGCGCCGGAGCGCGAGGCGCGGTTCTTCGGGACGGCAGCAGAGCGCTGCGTCCGGCTGGCGAACCCGATTTCGCCCGACCGGTCCGTTTTGCGGACGAGCCTGCTCCCCGGAGTGATGGAAGTTGTCGAACGCAACGTCCGTCTTCATGACGAGATCGGATTTTTCGAGGTGGGGCCGGTTTTTATCCCGGTCGACGGCGAGGCGCTCCCGCGCGAAGAGATTCGGCTTTCGGCCGCGATGAGCGGGAAACGCTTCGTAGACAGCTGGGATCATCATTCGGACGAACGGATCAACTTTTTCGATCTGAAAGCCGTTCTGGAAACGCTGACCGCAGGGCTTCACCTCCCGAAGCTGACGCTCGTCCCGACCGTCCTTCCGTATTTCCATCCCGGCAAGGCGGCTGAGATCCGGATAGACGATACGCCGGTCGGCGTGATTGGCGAGCTGCATCCGTCTTCGCAAAAGAACTATGACCTGACGGGGAACACGGTTGCGGTGATGGACCTGTCGCTGGAAACGCTGCAGTCGCTGGCGGACGTGAATTATCCGATCCGTCCGATTTCGACGTTCCCGATGATTTTTGAGGATATTGCGGTGATCGTCGATGAGGCGCTGCCGGCCGCGGAGGTGATCGCGCTGATCCGGCAGTCGGGCGGAAAGATCCTGAAGAAGGTCGAGCTGTTCGATATTTTCCGGTCGGAGGCGATTGGATCGGACAAGAAAAGCCTTGCGTTCAGCCTCGCGTACCAGTCCGACGAAAAGACGCTGACGGATAAGGACGCGACGGCGATCCGGAATAAGATCGTCCGCCGCCTGGAGCAGGTTTTCGGCGCAAAGCTGCGCAGTTCGTAGATAAAACAGGGAAAAGAATGAACGTAAGAGACCGTTTTGAATGCTGATATAAGCGAC includes:
- a CDS encoding phenylalanine--tRNA ligase subunit beta, coding for MLMNIPLSWLKDFVEINLPLEEIARVMTMAGLEVDEVRLLGLAAPDNDRHGFKFTGLSWPADKFVVAEIQEVNAHPDADRLVLCELDDGTGIRTILTGAPNLYPYKGKGRIEPPLKVAYVREGAVLYDGHKPGFELTKLKKTKIRGFETNSMVCSEKELGLSEESDGIILFDSDAPTGTPLADYIGDAVFVVDILPNMARNACIRGVAREIAAQLKLPLKSPCRPVQPSGAPIDGLASIEIRDPELNPRFILGYADGLRAQPSPRWVQRRLNAAGMRPINSIVDATNYVMLELGLPLHAFDYDSLVRRANGAAPAIVTRHARSGEVLKTLDDVERTLDDSMMLVTDGAGALSIGGIMGGMESEILPETTRVLLESAAWNFVNIRKTATKLRLSSEAGYRNSRGVHPNIAREACEACLSRMVDWSGGRIAPGTIDRYPNVFPDTVNELSADDIERALGVRIPLSEVAEYLRRLEFDVEAIDSGERLRVTTPAHRLDIGEGLIGKADLIEETARLYGYDRIPTTRMSDELPPAYANPMIQFENKVRDELASVGLYEIITYRMTAPEREARFFGTAAERCVRLANPISPDRSVLRTSLLPGVMEVVERNVRLHDEIGFFEVGPVFIPVDGEALPREEIRLSAAMSGKRFVDSWDHHSDERINFFDLKAVLETLTAGLHLPKLTLVPTVLPYFHPGKAAEIRIDDTPVGVIGELHPSSQKNYDLTGNTVAVMDLSLETLQSLADVNYPIRPISTFPMIFEDIAVIVDEALPAAEVIALIRQSGGKILKKVELFDIFRSEAIGSDKKSLAFSLAYQSDEKTLTDKDATAIRNKIVRRLEQVFGAKLRSS
- a CDS encoding phenylalanine--tRNA ligase subunit alpha, coding for MENDLFQQLASFEAEALAALEAAQDEGELSRWKSAYLGKASFVQQVFSRMGSAAKEDRPRIGQSANRTRAALESAFELRSATAAEKAMADRLASERIDVTLPGRPIRKGRLHPATQNLREILSVLSELGFEVFRSPEVETDVNNFELLNIPTYHPARDMWDTFYTVDPGVLLRTHTSPGQIHAMRRFAPEPIRVALPGMCFRYEQVSARSEIQFNQIELLAVGKHISFADLKGTLEDFAKRMFGENVRTRFRPSYFPFTEPSAEMDVECFLCDGSGCSMCKNSGWLEILGCGMVHPTVLRNGGYDPAVYSGYAAGMGPERIMILRHAIDDIRYFWNNDIRFLEQF